A window from Cryptomeria japonica chromosome 1, Sugi_1.0, whole genome shotgun sequence encodes these proteins:
- the LOC131069069 gene encoding uncharacterized protein LOC131069069, with translation MAIIVSGSPSHFFKTSRGLRQGDLISPILFTIMAESLGRFIQKQVKDGLLRGLKPTSAILICSHQKFVDDTILMGTSFVGEAIVLKSALNLYERASGQMVNRAKSSIFFFNTPEVRRKKIANILGCSDGVLPSTYLGLPLGSKPSDYFWLSLIDHFNRKLAGWKGGLLSQAGKVQLLKSTL, from the coding sequence ATGGCGATCATTGTCAGTGGTTCGCCTTCTCATTTCTTCAAAACCTCTCGGGGCTTAAGGCAGGGAGATCTTATTTCTCCTATTTTGTTCACTATTATGGCAGAGAGCTTGGGCAGGTTTATCCAGAAACAAGTTAAGGATGGACTTTTGAGAGGATTGAAACCTACTTCTGCTATCTTGATATGCTCTCAtcaaaaatttgttgatgatactattctaATGGGGACTTCGTTTGTTGGGGAAGCCATAGTTTTAAAGTCAGCTTTAAATCTTTATGAAAGAGCTTCAGGGCAAATGGTTAATAGAGCTAAAAGTTCCatttttttcttcaacactccCGAGGTGAGACGGAAGAAGATTGCTAACATTCTCGGATGCTCAGATGGTGTGCTCCCCTCCACGTATCTAGGTCTTCCTCTGGGGTCTAAACCGTCTGATTATTTCTGGCTTTCTCTGATTGATCATTTTAACAGGAAGTTGGCTGGGTGGAAGGGTGGACTTTTAAGTCAGGCTGGGAAAGTCCAACTTTTAAAGTCCACTCTTTAA